The DNA segment ctaaaaaatgttaattttggtgcgaacttcacatttgtagctgtcgtggatagctattactagatctcggtcccagcagcagccaaacGGCAGCAGCCGACCGTGTGGGTCGCGTGTTTCTTTCTGGTTGGCgttacatgttcgtttagctcggaagtacttaaagatgtcactgagcacttcacctttcagaagtcaaTTCCACGCTCCACGCGTCGCCGCGGGGCGCGTCTAAATGGAGCAGGAACCGATAGGGACACCAGCCCTCTAGCGCAGGAACCTAGCGCCTTATGGCCCCTAGGCATTTTAGGTGTTTCAGAAATTCCTAGGTTGCGATATTTACGTGTCAAAAAGTACCTTGTCATCTCGCTTTCCTTTCACGCGAGTTAACCCCGCGAACTTCGACCGTGCGACCAAATTGGCGGTTCTTTTCCTCTCGCTGTGCTATATGTCGCTTCCAGCGTTTCTTAGTGCCGATTTGCAGCGGCGTTGCGCGGGGCACGCGTCAGCGACATCCAACTGAAGCGATTGTACAGGTGCCGTCTGCGGTGTTTCCCGTCGGTGGAGACGTGCAGATTCAGATTTGGTGGCTACGATGTCGTGCGCATCAGCCTGCACCCTGCAGATTTCGTGATTTTGTATGTGGGGGGAAACGACCTGTCGAGGTCCAATGCGAGTGCGCAGTTTACCAGCGACAGCATCAAGGTACGTGGGTACAATGCGCTGAACCTTGGCAAATTTCTCTAATGAATTGGTATTTATAATTTTTCATCACAGGCCGCCGTCTTGCATCTTCTGCGTGGCCCCCCTGCGGTGCTTGTCTTCAGGATCTTGCCAACTTTCTCGGTGGTTTGCCACGGCAGACGTTGAGGCGAGCCGTCGCTGGCTCGGCCGCTGTCGCTTGTTCAACCTCAAGTTGACAGCTACGATCCGGACGTAAGTACCCGACCCATGCTTGTCTTTCTGTACGCCTTTCGAGTGAACAGAGCACAAAAAGGCAAGTCCCAACTAGCCCAATAGCAAGCACTTCTAAAAAGAAGACCAGAAGAACACAGCACTGGCTTACAACAACATTTGGGAATCGACATTTGTGCATTGGAATCAATTAACAGTTAAGGAAGAGTCGATTATAAGACCTGTTGGCGCGAACTGGCATGCTCTCGGCCACCTCGGCCTTGCCCAGCGGAACCGAACGTCTTTTGTTTGAACGACTAGTCGCCGCGCGATACTTTTCCGTCATGAATTTTGatgaccagacgggtttccgttgATACACTCTTCGCCTTCTTCTGCAGACACCTCAGCTTCCTTATTTCCCTGCGTCTGGTCATCTTTGTTTCGGAGGGCGGAAAAACCCACTAATTCAAGTGTGCGTCCAGAGGTAATACAATACAGTTTCCCTTCGAGGCCAGTTTTCACCATGACGGCACTCACACTCAACATTTCATAACAGAGTGGCTACTCTTGCAAGCATGCTAACTGCTTAATTGCTGCACGAGGAAGGACTGTAGTATACCACATAGTCTACACACATCAGAAACTTCAACTCATGATAGCACTCAGCAACATAGCTACTATGGGCCAGAAACTTAGAGGCTAACaagaagggttcaacttaaattcagGACAATGCAGTGAACTTTGGAAATGAAAGTGATAAATGTTacattaagagacaagaagaaagTAGAGTGGGTCAGGGAGCAAACACAGGGTAACAGCATACTagttgaaaacaagaagaaatggtcttgggcagggcatgtgatgtgaaggcaagataaccactggtccttaagggtaaaagataggattccaagggaagggaagcacagcaaggagtggcagaaagttaggtacgCTGATGAGATTCGGAAGTCTGCGGGgaaacggtggccgcagctggcacaggacagggttaattggagaggtgtgGGAGAAGCCCTTGTCTTGAAGTGGAcatagtcagggtgatgatgttGATGGCCATATCATtagaagagttaactgctgggctagttggtgatcatacatactaaaatgatttttgcgccaaaacaactATGCACACAGGAAAGACGACGACACCATAGGCCAAATCATAATTGGCATGTTCCCTGAATTTGGCCTATTTCTGAGCAAAattctattttcttttcagcttcgTTTCTTGGGTGCAGCAAAAGCGCAGAATAGGCAATTTTTTGCTGGGGACGGGTACGACCTATCGGCAGGAAAAGGAATTGAGGAGCCCGCCAAGACCCTCATCAGAGGCCTGGCAAAGGTGTACATAACAGGCATTCTTGCACCTTCGCCATCCAGGCAGTCCTTTTAGCAGCGCCATCACTGTGTTGCCaagggctctttaacatgcagtggcatcacacagcacacaggctttTTGCATTCGGCATACCTGCCGGCATTTGTGGCCAAAATCAATCCAGAGCTCCCCAGTCGGTATCGCATGTAGCCCATGTGGACCTTTGGGACGTTACAGCCCATGTTACAAGGATTATTCACATTGACTGCTATTTTGCTGTCCTCCTTCACAATTTCTACCAATGGCAAGTTAGAAATCTTGGGCGGGAAGAATAATTgtgaaggacatgcagtgtgTGGACCTTTACTCCACTGTAAGCTGCGTCCCTGCAAATAGCAGACATAGACATGTACCTCTGCTGCATTTCTCTAGTCCACCAAATCACCTCAGCACAGTGAATGTGCCTCCTGCTATGAAGTAAGCTTGCTGCTTAGCCATTTCCCAGTGTATGGTGCACATGCATTTTGTCCAGGCCAGTCTTGATTGACTGAGACTGTTTGCATCAGGTGCCATGGAGAGGGTCGCCTAGCATCTTGGTGCCTAATGAAACATTGCACAACGACAGACTGGTCCCTGAAAACATGTTCTACTGTGTTGGCCATGTGGGTGCTCTGAACATACAAAGACATTCTGAAGTAGAGGCCTGCTGCTTGCATTGTGAACGCTGATGTACTCAGTCATTTACTGGTGACGTCGTCTCCAACTCTGGAGTCTGTCCCGCAGAAGGGTTCATGATAGAGGAGTCCTACCCAAGGGTGTTGCCTGCCTGTGCTCTGGTTGAGGGAACTGTAAACATGCAAACACTAGTGAAGCTTTTGGATGATTTGTGCCTATGCAGTGACTCATTTAAATCAGCTTTGAAACAGCATGCAAGGGCAAGGTAGCTGTGTTCATGAGAACTGCATATTGCTGTGTGCTAGAGTCAAAATTGCTCCGTTTGTACAGCATGCCATCCTGCAGTTGAGTCGCAAAAGACAATGTAGTGTCATTATAATTAATCTTACAGCCAAAGGCATATTGGGTGCTCTTCTGTCGATGAACATACCACAGTCACACTCCATCACTGGCTAATATGTCAGGACCATCGCACGACGTTCCCTTAGCCATTTCCTTAGTAGCTGCACTTGTGCCTTCTTGTAGAATTTGCAGCACTTCTTACACGTTGATATCACATTGTCATAGTGAATGGTTTTGCAAAAAGTTTAAATATTTTCAAGCACACATTTGCTCATCAGAAGCCATAATTTTGAGTCTATTTCATGTTCTCTAGTCATGGCTTGCCTGAATTCATTGCCTCTAACTGTGGTGCAGCATTTACTGCTTGTTTGAAGATATTTTTGCACCACAATGAACCACTGCATCGTGTCTTCCTGCATAatggtgttgctgcagattgGGTATAAACACCTCAGTCCACACTCAGGAAAGTCACTGATAAAAATCAGCTAGCTCAGTCAGATACCGGTGAAATATGCGGCAAGTCTTTGACGCAACAGGGTCTTTATGTGCACAGCTGCTGGTGGACTGGAAATTGAAGGTAGCATTCATTGTGCTGCACCCGGATCTCGATTCGTTTGTCCTGCAGGAACAAGTGATGACATGTGACATGTATGGTTCCTCCTTCATAGCCACATGAGGCAGTTTTTGTCTGAAACCTCTACCCAGGACCTTccaaatacatcatcatcatcagcctgactatacccaccgCATGACAAAGGCCGCTCTCTAATTTCCCCTATTAACCCAGTCCTGCACTAGTCGCGATCacgttatccctgcaaacttcttaatctcatctgcacaccttactctctgtcacctcctgctacgcttaccttctcttagaatccattccattacccttaatgaccatcggttatcttgctttgtTATTATATTTCCAGCCCATGCctatttcttcttcatttcgactaggatgacagTAACTCGCATTGTCCCGTGACCCACTTTCTTATCTCTCAATGTCACACTTATCACTTCCTTTGGATAGCTCTCTGCATcaccctcaatttaagttgaacccctttcatcggcctccaagtttctgccccatacgtCAGTACCGCTGGAATACAActattgtatatttttctcttgagggatactggcaaactgcccttcatgatctgaaaatgcttgccaaatgcactccatcccattcttatttcTCTAGTTACTTCAGTTTCGTAGTCCGGATTTGTGGTTACTACCTGCTCCGGGCACATAATTGACAGTAATTGGTGCACAGAATATTTTAGGCGTCAAGGTGCCGGATAGTCAGTATTGTTACCTTGACACCCAGCTGTGTTGGGAAACTAGGGGTCTGTGTCTATAAAACCTGGGCCACGTTCGGATGGGGAGACGAGATAGAATTACTAGAGCTCAAAATGAATCAAGTTCAAAAGCATTGTCACGTGCACATTCTGCTGTAGTGACTCGCATGTCACT comes from the Amblyomma americanum isolate KBUSLIRL-KWMA chromosome 1, ASM5285725v1, whole genome shotgun sequence genome and includes:
- the LOC144116270 gene encoding uncharacterized protein LOC144116270 isoform X2 yields the protein MWGETTCRGPMRVRSLPATASRPPSCIFCVAPLRCLSSGSCQLSRWFATADVEASRRWLGRCRLFNLKLTATIRTF
- the LOC144116270 gene encoding uncharacterized protein LOC144116270 isoform X1, whose product is MWGETTCRGPMRVRSLPATASRPPSCIFCVAPLRCLSSGSCQLSRWFATADVEASRRWLGRCRLFNLKLTATIRTVSSQDSAEEGCYHMQPFFVQWTALSHS